From Thermovirga sp., one genomic window encodes:
- a CDS encoding septum formation initiator — protein MIRLRWVALITAGLCFLAIVGTAYILELRKIGRLGSIVDQRMDRLVAVTRDVQVLKEKILFYRTPEGVARLAREQFNLTLPGERIFRVEVVSGDLLLEDRP, from the coding sequence ATGATCCGCCTGCGCTGGGTGGCCCTGATTACGGCGGGCCTCTGCTTCCTGGCGATCGTCGGAACGGCCTACATACTGGAACTCAGGAAGATTGGAAGGCTGGGATCCATCGTGGATCAAAGGATGGACCGCCTGGTCGCCGTTACAAGGGATGTCCAGGTCCTGAAGGAGAAGATCCTCTTTTACAGGACGCCCGAGGGCGTGGCCCGGCTTGCCAGGGAACAGTTCAACCTGACCCTTCCCGGGGAGCGGATCTTCCGGGTCGAGGTGGTATCAGGGGACCTGTTGCTCGAAGATCGCCCCTAG